In Syngnathoides biaculeatus isolate LvHL_M chromosome 5, ASM1980259v1, whole genome shotgun sequence, the following are encoded in one genomic region:
- the rwdd1 gene encoding RWD domain-containing protein 1 isoform X2, whose protein sequence is MTDYAEEQRNELEAIESIYPDSFTVFSEDPISFTITVTSDAGENGETVEATLKFTYVEKYPDEPPLWEVHSQENLENSDMKDILTLLHQQAEENLGMVMIFTLVTAVQEKLNEIVDLIKNRREEEKLRKEREAEEAEKVAFQGTVVTIENFLAWKAKFELEVAEMRRKKEKEEEQSGKAKLTGKQLFERDHNLDTSDIQFLEDVGNNVEVDESLFQDIEDLDLEGTFGLTSTFIASCCTAGHNTCFYQSQHKLQK, encoded by the exons ATGACAGACTACGCCGAAGAACAAAGAAATGAACTCGAAGCAATTGAGTCTATCTATCCAGACTCCTTTACAG tattttcagAGGACCCTATCAGCTTCACTATCACTGTCACGTCAGACGCAGGGGAAAATGGTGAAA cGGTAGAAGCAACTTTAAAGTTCACTTATGTAGAAAAATACCCAGATGAGCCACCACTGTGGGAGGTCCACTCCCAGGAAAACCTTGAAAACAGTGATATGAAGGACATTCTCACACTGTTGCACCAACAG GCAGAAGAAAATCTGGGAATGGTGATGATTTTTACCCTTGTGACAGCTGTGCAGGAGAAACTCAATGAAATTGTTGACCTGATAAAGAACAGACGAGAAGAGGAAAAACTGcggaaagagagagaggctgAGGAAGCAGAGAAG GTGGCGTTTCAAGGCACAGTGGTAACAATTGAGAACTTCTTGGCGTGGAAAGCTAAGTTCGAACTGGAAGTGGCTGAGATGCGGAGgaaaaaagagaaggaagaggagcaaTCAGGCAAAGCAAAACTCACTG GCAAACAGCTGTTTGAGAGGGACCACAATCTGGACACCTCAGACATTCAGTTCCTTGAAGATG TTGGAAACAATGTTGAGGTGGATGAATCATTGTTCCAGGACATCGAGGACTTGGATTTGGAAG GTACATTTGGATTGACGAGTACCTTTATCGCGTCTTGCTGCACTGCCGGTCACAACACCTGCTTCTATCAAAGCCAGCACAAACTGCAAAAATGA
- the LOC133501225 gene encoding general transcription factor II-I repeat domain-containing protein 2A-like: MSLSKRRKVDTECRTFQEKWTCSYMFTEVNGKPVCLVCQQQVSVLKEYNIRHHYETQHGEKHNSLHGELRKQKVNEMMARLKKQQSVFTRSREASDAAVKASYLIASQIAMASQPYSDGEFIKNCLLTAAEIVCLETRHAFANISLTRNTVADRISELSADLDHQLKRKVGSFVAFSVAIDESTDITDVAQLAIFIRGVDKTLNVTEEFLELVPMIDTTTAEDIFSSVVGALDRVGADWSRAVSLATDGAPSMIGKNTGVVTKFRDKVQAANGGGNFWTFHCILHQEALCSKLLRMDHVMEVVVRTVNFIRARGLNHRQFDSFLSDCNIIHGVPYHTNVRWLSRGAVLKRFVDLRDEIGQFMEKKGKTVQELQCHLWLQDLGFMVDITEHLNILNKMLQGRKKIVTQYYDSIRAFKLKLGLWETQVASGDPAHFPCLKDMCAASVNSDVKRYKEKISGLLMEFEKRFQVFSKLERDFAVFRSPFTVKASDLPVAMQLEIIDLQCDVELKDRFASVSLDTFYKYLLPGYPALTALGAKTLSMFGTTYLCEQVFSLMNINKTKLRSKLTHKHLNEILKLAASQDMMPHIDALVQDKRCQVSRANSKQDE, from the coding sequence atgtctttgtcaaaaaggagaaaagtagacacagagtgtcggacttttcaagaaaaatggacatgttcttatatgttcacggaggtgaatgggaaacccgtgtgcctggtgtgccagcagcaagtttcggtgcttaaagaatacaatattcggcaccattacgaaactcagcatggtgaaaaacacaacagtttgcatggagaattgagaaaacagaaggtaaatgaaatgatggcgcgtctgaagaaacagcaatctgttttcacccggagccgagaagccagtgatgctgcggtgaaagccagctacctaattgcgagccaaatagcaatggcatcacagccatacagtgatggagagttcatcaaaaactgcttgctgacggctgctgaaattgtgtgtcttGAGAcgcgacatgctttcgccaatataagcttgacaagaaataccgtggcagacaggatttcggaactctctgcagatttggaccaccaactaaaacgcaaagtggggtcatttgtggcattttctgttgcgattgatgagagtactgatatcacggacgtcgctcaactggccatattcattcgtggagttgacaagactttgaatgtcacagaggagtttctcgagctggtgccgatgatcgacaccacaacagctgaggacattttcagctccgtcgttggagcgctggacagagtcggagcggactggtcacgcgccgtaagcctggctactgatggtgcgccgtcaatgatcggtaaaaacacaggtgttgtgacaaagttcagagataaagtacaagccgcaaatggaggaggtaatttttggacatttcattgcattttgcatcaggaggcattatgcagcaaattgctaagaatggatcacgtcatggaggtggttgtccgaactgttaatttcatccgagccagaggtctcaatcatcgtcaatttgacagctttctcagtgactgtaacattatccatggtgtgccttatcacacgaacgtacgatggttaagcagaggtgctgtgctaaagcgcttcgttgatttacgtgatgaaatcggacaattcatggagaaaaaaggtaaaactgttcaggaattacagtgccatctgtggctgcaggaccttgggtttatggttgacatcactgagcacttgaatattcttaacaaaatgttgcagggacgcaaaaaaattgtaacacagtattatgacagcatacgtgcattcaagttaaagctcgggttatgggagacacaggtggcaagcggtgaccctgctcattttccctgtttaaaagatatgtgcgcagcaagcgttaattctgacgtgaaacggtacaaagagaagatttcagggctgttgatggaatttgagaaaagatttcaggtttttagcaaACTCGAAagagattttgcagtttttcgctcaccattcacagtcaaagcttctgatttgcccgttgccatgcaacttgaaatcattgatttgcagtgtgatgtagaactgaaggacagatttgcctctgtaagcttggacacattttacaagtacctcctaccaggctatcccgcattgacagcactaggtgctaaaacattgtccatgtttgggacaacctacctttgtgagcaagttttctcactaatgaacattaataaaacaaagctgcgctcaaagctcacacataagcatttgaatgagattctgaaattggctgcttctcaggacatgatgcctcatattgatgcacttgtgcaggataaacgatgtcaagtttcaagggcaaattccaagcaagacgaataa
- the rwdd1 gene encoding RWD domain-containing protein 1 isoform X3 → MTDYAEEQRNELEAIESIYPDSFTVFSEDPISFTITVTSDAGENGETVEATLKFTYVEKYPDEPPLWEVHSQENLENSDMKDILTLLHQQAEENLGMVMIFTLVTAVQEKLNEIVDLIKNRREEEKLRKEREAEEAEKVAFQGTVVTIENFLAWKAKFELEVAEMRRKKEKEEEQSGKAKLTGKQLFERDHNLDTSDIQFLEDVGNNVEVDESLFQDIEDLDLEGDDPNFDPLEMGSDED, encoded by the exons ATGACAGACTACGCCGAAGAACAAAGAAATGAACTCGAAGCAATTGAGTCTATCTATCCAGACTCCTTTACAG tattttcagAGGACCCTATCAGCTTCACTATCACTGTCACGTCAGACGCAGGGGAAAATGGTGAAA cGGTAGAAGCAACTTTAAAGTTCACTTATGTAGAAAAATACCCAGATGAGCCACCACTGTGGGAGGTCCACTCCCAGGAAAACCTTGAAAACAGTGATATGAAGGACATTCTCACACTGTTGCACCAACAG GCAGAAGAAAATCTGGGAATGGTGATGATTTTTACCCTTGTGACAGCTGTGCAGGAGAAACTCAATGAAATTGTTGACCTGATAAAGAACAGACGAGAAGAGGAAAAACTGcggaaagagagagaggctgAGGAAGCAGAGAAG GTGGCGTTTCAAGGCACAGTGGTAACAATTGAGAACTTCTTGGCGTGGAAAGCTAAGTTCGAACTGGAAGTGGCTGAGATGCGGAGgaaaaaagagaaggaagaggagcaaTCAGGCAAAGCAAAACTCACTG GCAAACAGCTGTTTGAGAGGGACCACAATCTGGACACCTCAGACATTCAGTTCCTTGAAGATG TTGGAAACAATGTTGAGGTGGATGAATCATTGTTCCAGGACATCGAGGACTTGGATTTGGAAGGTGACGATCCCAACTTTGACCCTTTAGAGATGGGCAGTGATGAGGACTAA